One window from the genome of Spirochaetota bacterium encodes:
- a CDS encoding YgcG family protein, translating to MKWVFTVLCALCVSVTAITQELAPIPPLRAHVNDYADILSSTTEAELEAKLTQLEKEDSTQVVVATVPSIGNEDIESYSIRLADTWKIGQKGLDNGVIVLVARDNRKVRIEVGKGLEETLTDLLAGRIIDYIIIPEFKNGDYDAGITKAVDAIIDIVKGKFDANSLKPQKSAPDYAAFMWIAFIVMSFISAFRRLLSGILGAIVLPIIGAFFGYTLSALILLAIIGFIAGIILSSMKSGGGGFSSGGFSSGGGFSSSGGFSGGGGSFGGGGSSGSW from the coding sequence ATGAAATGGGTTTTCACAGTACTATGTGCGTTGTGTGTGAGCGTTACTGCTATTACTCAGGAGTTAGCGCCCATCCCGCCTTTACGGGCACATGTCAATGACTATGCGGATATACTTTCATCCACAACCGAAGCTGAATTAGAGGCAAAATTAACACAACTTGAAAAAGAAGATTCAACGCAGGTGGTTGTGGCAACTGTTCCTTCAATTGGCAACGAGGATATTGAATCCTACTCCATACGATTAGCTGATACATGGAAAATTGGTCAAAAGGGGCTGGACAATGGTGTCATTGTGTTAGTTGCTCGCGATAACCGAAAGGTACGCATTGAGGTGGGTAAAGGACTGGAAGAAACGTTAACAGACCTGCTTGCCGGAAGAATCATTGATTATATCATCATCCCTGAATTTAAAAACGGCGATTATGATGCCGGCATTACAAAAGCCGTTGATGCCATCATTGATATTGTAAAGGGAAAGTTTGATGCAAACAGCTTAAAACCGCAAAAATCAGCTCCTGACTATGCTGCATTTATGTGGATTGCCTTTATTGTTATGTCGTTTATCAGTGCTTTCAGGCGCCTTTTGAGTGGGATATTGGGTGCTATAGTGCTTCCTATAATTGGAGCTTTTTTTGGATACACTTTATCTGCACTTATCTTGCTGGCCATTATTGGGTTTATTGCTGGCATAATCCTTTCATCAATGAAATCTGGCGGTGGAGGTTTTTCAAGCGGTGGGTTTTCTTCTGGTGGCGGTTTTTCATCAAGCGGTGGCTTTAGCGGCGGCGGTGGCAGCTTTGGTGGTGGCGGATCTTCAGGTAGCTGGTAG
- a CDS encoding TPM domain-containing protein yields MKDLVAKILSQADAQCIIDAVKKAEKLTSAEIVPMIVTASYHYPLARVYTSAVISLPLAIALTHYIAPLFYFHKDNLWIFIVFFSLLFLVFKVTIAKSIFLTRLFLNPREVDAEVREAAITAFYKNGLYKTADKNGVLVYITLLEKKVWILADEDAHKKIEPQFWDMCIKQIITGIKQKQFIPALCATIETIGNRLSKEYPYKPDDVDELKNIIVGDNQ; encoded by the coding sequence ATGAAAGACCTGGTTGCAAAAATATTGTCTCAGGCTGATGCGCAGTGCATTATTGATGCTGTGAAAAAAGCTGAGAAACTGACGAGCGCAGAAATTGTCCCCATGATTGTCACTGCAAGCTATCATTATCCGCTTGCACGCGTGTATACTTCGGCAGTCATTTCGCTGCCACTTGCCATAGCACTGACCCACTATATTGCACCATTGTTTTATTTTCACAAAGACAATCTGTGGATATTCATAGTGTTTTTTAGTCTGCTGTTTCTTGTTTTCAAAGTTACTATTGCTAAAAGCATCTTTTTAACGCGCCTTTTTTTAAACCCGCGCGAAGTTGATGCCGAAGTGCGTGAAGCAGCCATCACTGCATTTTATAAAAATGGTTTGTATAAAACCGCTGATAAAAATGGCGTGCTTGTGTACATAACACTTCTTGAAAAAAAGGTGTGGATACTTGCTGATGAAGATGCCCATAAAAAAATTGAACCCCAATTTTGGGATATGTGCATTAAGCAAATTATTACCGGCATTAAACAAAAGCAGTTTATTCCTGCATTGTGCGCAACCATTGAAACTATTGGCAACAGACTATCAAAAGAATATCCCTATAAACCTGATGATGTTGACGAGCTTAAAAATATAATTGTTGGTGACAATCAATGA
- a CDS encoding LemA family protein, producing the protein MKKISYLLPVIIALSLFSFLGCGYNKLQMQEEEVFKAYGDLESALQRRADLIPNLVATVKGYAAHEKQTLQAVIEARAKATSVQLSPKDLSNPEAIAKFQAAQGELSSALARLMVVVERYPNLKADAHFTDLMHQLEGTENRINVARQRYNEAVKEFNSSIRIFPYNLTNNFLLHLERKEYFKAEEGAKAAPKVSFE; encoded by the coding sequence ATGAAAAAAATTTCCTATCTTTTACCTGTTATTATTGCACTGTCACTGTTTTCCTTTTTGGGATGTGGATATAATAAACTTCAGATGCAGGAAGAAGAGGTGTTCAAGGCATACGGCGATTTAGAATCGGCGCTGCAGCGAAGGGCTGACCTTATCCCAAACTTAGTTGCCACGGTGAAAGGATATGCCGCGCACGAAAAGCAAACACTGCAGGCTGTCATTGAAGCGCGGGCAAAGGCCACTTCTGTTCAACTATCGCCAAAAGATTTAAGCAACCCTGAAGCTATTGCAAAATTTCAGGCAGCGCAGGGCGAGCTATCAAGTGCACTGGCACGTCTTATGGTGGTTGTAGAGCGCTACCCCAATTTAAAAGCCGACGCACACTTTACCGATTTAATGCACCAGCTTGAAGGAACTGAAAACCGCATCAATGTGGCACGACAGCGCTATAACGAAGCAGTTAAAGAATTCAACTCGTCAATACGAATTTTCCCCTATAACCTGACAAATAATTTTCTGCTTCACTTAGAGCGCAAGGAGTACTTCAAGGCTGAAGAGGGCGCCAAAGCTGCTCCTAAAGTTTCATTTGAATAG
- a CDS encoding nucleotidyltransferase domain-containing protein, with translation MKLSSVEERKILLDAELKKIVEVLKQKYDPERIVLFGSLLDGNIHEYSDIDLLIIKKTSKRPIDRIIEVAKIINPSLGVDLFVYTPEEFDTLVNEKYSFFINILKNSKILYEKRNSRMD, from the coding sequence ATGAAACTGAGTAGTGTTGAAGAAAGAAAAATATTACTTGATGCTGAGTTGAAAAAAATTGTAGAAGTTCTTAAACAAAAATATGATCCTGAAAGGATAGTACTTTTTGGGTCTTTGTTAGATGGGAATATCCATGAATATAGTGATATTGATTTGTTAATAATAAAGAAAACTTCTAAACGACCAATTGATAGGATTATAGAAGTAGCCAAAATTATTAATCCATCATTGGGGGTTGATTTGTTTGTCTATACTCCAGAAGAATTTGATACACTTGTAAATGAAAAATATAGTTTTTTTATCAATATTTTAAAAAATAGCAAAATTCTTTATGAAAAAAGAAACAGCAGAATGGATTAG
- a CDS encoding HEPN domain-containing protein, whose translation MKKETAEWISIANEELMAAKYLEKLNLPRMVCYHCQQFVEKAMKAFLVEKDIEFHRTHNILDLKNIIVALGVDIPLNNDEAIFLNSIYRSRYPAGLGLLPYGEPDKKDCEKALECATKMSDWLEKNIK comes from the coding sequence ATGAAAAAAGAAACAGCAGAATGGATTAGTATAGCCAACGAGGAATTAATGGCTGCTAAATATCTGGAAAAACTTAATTTACCAAGAATGGTATGTTATCATTGCCAGCAATTTGTTGAAAAAGCTATGAAAGCATTCCTGGTTGAAAAAGATATAGAATTTCATAGAACACATAATATTCTTGATTTGAAAAATATAATTGTAGCATTAGGAGTTGATATTCCATTAAACAATGATGAAGCTATTTTTTTAAACAGTATTTATAGATCACGATACCCTGCTGGTTTGGGTTTACTCCCCTATGGCGAGCCCGATAAGAAAGATTGTGAAAAAGCATTGGAGTGTGCCACCAAAATGAGTGATTGGTTGGAAAAAAATATAAAATAA
- a CDS encoding FecR domain-containing protein, translating into MKKIHTLLIITVALLFVAGPLFAAITVVSVKGEALYSDGGAFKPLQKGMQLKEGTKIQTGAKSQAVLDIDGHIVTIKSLTLIKVYKNIAKKDESTNSLGLKYGSINAKVKKLPQVKTSFLITTPVATSSVRGTEQNTSFGPGFGMQVTVPEGELNVQSNGENKKVGGNLEYSKGGDDPRSGDLTGNMQNNYIGKTAPDNLTDEEKDMMGKYGDQLVDSTQTPADVLDNVGGASSINVNLIWNVQ; encoded by the coding sequence ATGAAAAAAATCCATACACTGCTTATCATCACTGTGGCGCTGCTTTTTGTAGCAGGTCCGCTTTTTGCTGCCATTACCGTGGTAAGCGTAAAGGGTGAGGCGCTGTACAGTGACGGTGGTGCTTTCAAGCCCTTGCAAAAAGGCATGCAGCTAAAAGAAGGGACAAAAATCCAGACTGGTGCAAAATCACAGGCTGTGCTTGATATAGATGGGCACATTGTAACCATAAAATCACTTACCCTTATCAAGGTGTATAAAAACATTGCCAAAAAGGATGAGTCCACCAACAGCCTGGGCTTAAAATATGGAAGCATCAATGCAAAGGTTAAAAAGCTGCCACAGGTAAAAACAAGCTTTTTAATTACCACACCGGTGGCAACATCATCGGTGCGGGGCACCGAGCAGAATACAAGCTTTGGGCCTGGGTTTGGTATGCAGGTAACAGTCCCTGAAGGTGAGCTTAATGTACAGTCAAATGGAGAAAATAAAAAGGTTGGAGGCAACTTAGAATACAGCAAGGGAGGGGATGATCCGCGCAGTGGTGACCTTACCGGGAATATGCAAAATAACTACATAGGCAAGACCGCACCGGATAATCTCACTGATGAGGAAAAGGACATGATGGGCAAATACGGCGACCAGCTAGTAGATTCAACCCAAACCCCGGCAGATGTGCTGGACAATGTAGGTGGAGCATCATCGATCAATGTCAATTTGATATGGAATGTACAATAA
- a CDS encoding GIY-YIG nuclease family protein, which translates to MGKRGFVYIMTNRKDGTLYIGVTSNLIKRVYQHKTNLVEGFTYKYNLKRLVYYEIFETIEEAIKREKQLKNWKRECKITLIESINPQWLDLYDDIAAI; encoded by the coding sequence ATGGGGAAAAGGGGATTTGTTTATATAATGACAAACAGAAAAGATGGAACATTGTATATAGGTGTAACATCAAATTTAATAAAGAGGGTTTATCAACATAAGACTAATTTGGTAGAAGGGTTCACATATAAATATAATCTTAAAAGATTAGTATATTATGAAATTTTTGAAACAATAGAGGAGGCTATTAAAAGGGAAAAACAGCTTAAAAACTGGAAAAGAGAGTGTAAGATTACATTAATTGAATCTATCAATCCTCAATGGTTAGATTTATATGATGATATTGCAGCTATATGA
- a CDS encoding alginate export family protein, protein MKKIIILFLAIVTVNTSPLLYAQEEYIPLPDVAADPDLAVATKPVQPFTLRYGGWITPVVIDQRTTDTDLMTSVTTARVWLTSTLWANASLYVRIKDSFLAVIREQDVNIDNTSNVFDLDIAQVTIPVMKNKLRVVLGRKYYVTGAGLVLNGRGDGGEVQYYSRYGDLKAFGMYSGLLNKDDNPYGLSSRDIADGAKRIFTGAQYSKDFLFNNTVYLYGLMEIDKQDEDANNKSAYDAQYIGAGVKGVVSDSLSYYVEYVYQMGTSYATIMPGIQEESDIKAMAVLAGLRYFWKAAYRPLINLQYAYGTGDKDATSYSNATGNTLDDDTRFMYFGTFLGGFALRPQLGNLHVIRPGIGFSPFYNGGDRIKAMNLVVYYSYYMKDKKESPISGGEAELPKSFVGQGVDVMLRWPVYYDFSFFANYGLFLPGDAYPSGTSERHFIMAGVNIVF, encoded by the coding sequence ATGAAAAAAATAATAATATTATTTTTGGCGATAGTTACTGTTAATACATCCCCCCTTCTGTATGCACAGGAGGAATACATACCTTTACCCGATGTTGCCGCTGACCCGGATTTAGCGGTTGCCACAAAGCCAGTGCAACCGTTTACACTGCGGTATGGTGGATGGATTACACCGGTAGTTATAGATCAGCGTACAACTGACACCGATTTGATGACATCCGTAACCACTGCTCGTGTATGGCTTACGAGCACACTATGGGCAAATGCATCATTGTATGTGCGTATCAAAGATAGCTTTTTGGCAGTAATCCGCGAGCAGGATGTGAATATTGATAATACCAGCAACGTATTTGATTTAGATATAGCTCAGGTTACCATTCCAGTGATGAAAAATAAGCTGCGTGTGGTGTTAGGGCGCAAGTATTATGTAACCGGTGCAGGGCTTGTGCTCAACGGCCGCGGTGATGGCGGTGAAGTACAATATTATTCACGCTACGGCGACCTGAAAGCTTTTGGCATGTATTCAGGATTGCTTAATAAAGATGATAACCCGTATGGGTTAAGTTCGCGCGATATAGCCGATGGCGCAAAGCGCATCTTTACCGGTGCACAGTATTCAAAGGATTTTCTGTTCAATAATACCGTTTACCTGTATGGCCTGATGGAGATAGACAAACAGGATGAGGATGCAAATAATAAATCAGCCTACGATGCACAGTACATTGGTGCAGGTGTTAAAGGAGTGGTAAGCGACTCACTGTCATACTATGTAGAATACGTATACCAGATGGGTACATCGTATGCAACCATTATGCCAGGCATACAGGAAGAAAGTGATATCAAAGCTATGGCAGTACTGGCAGGATTGCGATATTTCTGGAAAGCAGCCTACCGTCCATTAATTAATCTGCAGTATGCTTATGGTACTGGAGATAAGGATGCTACAAGCTACAGCAATGCAACCGGCAATACCCTTGATGATGATACGCGCTTCATGTACTTTGGAACATTTTTGGGTGGTTTTGCACTGCGGCCACAATTAGGCAATTTGCATGTTATACGCCCGGGAATTGGATTTTCACCATTCTATAATGGCGGTGACCGCATAAAGGCAATGAACCTTGTTGTATATTATTCATATTACATGAAGGATAAAAAAGAATCGCCCATTAGCGGTGGTGAGGCAGAATTGCCAAAATCATTTGTGGGGCAGGGTGTTGATGTGATGCTACGCTGGCCGGTGTATTATGATTTTTCATTCTTTGCCAATTATGGGCTGTTTTTACCAGGTGATGCGTATCCATCCGGCACATCAGAGCGCCATTTCATCATGGCTGGCGTAAATATTGTATTTTAA
- a CDS encoding GxxExxY protein, with the protein MEINEITKLIINCAIEIHTELGPGLLESVYETILHKMLIERGLNVERQKSVSFAFKGFRFDDGFRIDLLVNDIIIIELKSVEKLLPYHHKQLLTYLRLMNRPVGLLINFGAPTLKEGLKRIVNKYEDNG; encoded by the coding sequence ATGGAAATAAATGAAATTACAAAATTAATAATTAATTGTGCAATTGAAATACATACCGAATTAGGTCCTGGACTCCTTGAATCAGTTTATGAAACCATTTTACATAAAATGTTGATAGAACGTGGTTTAAATGTTGAAAGACAAAAATCAGTAAGTTTTGCATTTAAAGGTTTCCGTTTTGATGATGGTTTCAGAATTGATTTATTAGTTAATGATATAATTATAATTGAATTGAAATCAGTTGAAAAGTTATTGCCATATCATCATAAGCAATTATTAACCTATCTTCGATTAATGAATCGTCCTGTTGGATTATTAATTAATTTTGGAGCTCCTACCTTAAAAGAAGGACTAAAAAGAATAGTAAATAAATATGAAGATAATGGGTGA
- a CDS encoding pitrilysin family protein: protein MNVNQRLLIIIFLLIITLFIINYRPINANPLLDNVAVEQYTLPNGITCLLVNSGYTPTLALIISFKVGSVDENYQTAGAAHLLEHMMFKGTKTVGTTNFEEEQKLLQQIEAVGETIDCISLTNPDNVQLPLLKERLQTLQQKANAYVVNSAYDAIYTQAGGINFNASTSRDMTQYYIELPNDALELWAKLESERIKEPVFRQFYTERNTVYEERLMRYESDPQSKLFEDFLGIAFLAHPYRHPTIGYTSNIPFLSLSLVRKFYFDHYVPQKMTITVVGKQDTSQTLKILKRYFGTIPQAPSQDFIAIKEDSKNNRRLVTYADATPYLLIGWHKPTMQHFDDYVFDVIAEILAGGKSSRLYKTLVLDKKLVSQVEAYNGYPGSRYDNLFILEATPKDSSQCEAVEELLYRQLEALGTTCTQQEIDAAIRRLESSLIFDIDTNLGVARMLSYYQTITGNWRYIATYSEMLKKVTREDIKRVIDMYCKKEWTTVAILKKR from the coding sequence ATGAATGTAAACCAGCGGCTGTTAATTATAATATTTCTTCTTATCATTACACTCTTTATCATAAACTATCGCCCAATTAATGCAAATCCTTTGCTGGATAATGTGGCTGTGGAGCAATATACGCTTCCCAATGGCATTACCTGTTTGCTGGTAAACAGTGGCTATACGCCAACGCTGGCATTGATAATTTCGTTTAAGGTGGGTTCGGTTGATGAAAATTATCAAACTGCCGGTGCAGCGCATCTTTTGGAGCATATGATGTTCAAAGGCACAAAGACAGTGGGCACTACAAACTTTGAAGAAGAACAAAAATTATTGCAACAGATTGAAGCAGTGGGTGAAACAATTGACTGTATATCATTAACAAATCCTGATAATGTACAGTTGCCTCTATTAAAAGAGCGATTGCAAACATTGCAGCAAAAGGCAAATGCGTATGTGGTAAACTCAGCGTATGATGCCATCTACACGCAGGCAGGTGGCATAAACTTTAATGCAAGCACATCACGCGACATGACACAGTATTACATAGAGCTTCCCAATGATGCGCTGGAACTGTGGGCAAAATTAGAGTCAGAACGTATTAAAGAACCGGTCTTCAGACAATTTTATACCGAGCGTAACACTGTGTACGAGGAGCGCCTGATGCGCTATGAATCCGACCCGCAAAGTAAATTATTTGAGGATTTTTTGGGTATTGCATTCCTGGCACATCCTTATCGGCATCCCACCATTGGTTATACATCAAATATTCCATTTTTGTCATTGAGCCTGGTGCGCAAATTTTATTTTGACCATTATGTTCCACAAAAGATGACCATTACCGTTGTGGGTAAACAGGATACATCACAAACGCTGAAAATCCTGAAACGGTATTTTGGGACAATACCACAGGCACCATCGCAGGATTTTATTGCCATAAAAGAAGATAGTAAAAACAATAGAAGGCTTGTAACATATGCAGATGCAACACCGTATCTTTTAATTGGCTGGCATAAGCCCACCATGCAGCATTTTGATGATTATGTATTTGATGTTATTGCTGAAATACTTGCAGGTGGCAAAAGCTCACGGTTGTATAAAACGTTAGTACTGGATAAAAAGCTTGTTTCTCAGGTTGAAGCTTATAACGGGTATCCGGGTTCACGGTATGATAATCTTTTTATACTTGAGGCAACTCCAAAAGATTCTTCACAGTGCGAAGCGGTGGAGGAGCTTTTGTACAGGCAACTTGAAGCACTTGGTACCACATGCACACAGCAGGAAATTGATGCTGCCATACGCCGTTTAGAGTCTTCACTCATTTTTGATATTGATACTAATTTAGGAGTGGCGCGTATGCTTAGCTACTATCAAACAATTACCGGTAATTGGCGTTATATAGCAACGTACAGTGAAATGTTGAAAAAAGTAACACGTGAAGATATCAAACGTGTAATAGATATGTACTGTAAAAAGGAATGGACTACCGTTGCAATTTTGAAAAAACGGTGA
- a CDS encoding pitrilysin family protein: MLKTIKAIIILAILFIPLFVPANSLITLPHIETIDSNGVPVFYAQDTLPQCTVYVSIGVGSLYEHATNAGISQLAALVLSLGGSKNYPNINEYIDAIGGRYLVSASFETVTISMRVHQDEAAKAFTILADIIANPLFDRQLTQTARFMLKQQIQQKQDDPMTIAMEKARHYVFGDSGYGAVMTQQSLDGITDADLEQLWKQYVVKENVRIGIVTSLNKENVIQYVAQMTNALPHGYAIDYTVDIEKAKNNISTKKIYFIEKDIPQSTIVIATVAPSIKSNNRYALEAGNYILGGGSFNSWLMDEIRVKRGYAYSTGSIVRMRKNTGLFLAYAQTSAATTLATIAIMENVLTNFAKTGPSQQQLQWAKESLLKSYIFEFNSLRDIIQYYMWIDYNRLPESYIQEYPDGITSVKNNDITMSFKSIVSGYVIVVVGNKDVKQQLDAGKINYTIAK, translated from the coding sequence ATGCTAAAGACCATAAAAGCAATAATCATACTGGCTATACTTTTCATACCACTGTTTGTTCCAGCAAATAGTCTTATAACACTTCCACATATTGAAACCATTGATAGCAATGGTGTTCCTGTATTTTATGCGCAGGATACATTACCCCAGTGTACAGTGTATGTTTCTATTGGAGTTGGCTCGTTATATGAACATGCAACTAATGCCGGCATAAGCCAGCTGGCAGCGCTGGTACTGTCACTAGGTGGTTCAAAGAATTACCCCAATATAAATGAATACATTGATGCAATAGGTGGACGTTATTTGGTCAGTGCCTCGTTTGAAACGGTAACTATCAGCATGCGAGTGCATCAGGATGAGGCTGCTAAGGCATTTACAATCCTTGCTGACATCATTGCAAATCCGCTTTTTGATAGGCAGTTAACACAAACAGCACGCTTCATGCTAAAACAGCAAATACAGCAAAAGCAGGATGACCCAATGACTATTGCCATGGAAAAAGCACGGCACTATGTATTTGGCGATAGTGGCTATGGAGCAGTCATGACCCAACAGTCACTGGATGGAATAACCGATGCTGATTTGGAACAACTGTGGAAGCAATACGTTGTTAAGGAAAATGTGCGCATTGGAATTGTAACATCGCTGAATAAAGAAAACGTAATACAATATGTAGCACAAATGACCAACGCTCTGCCTCATGGGTATGCAATCGATTACACAGTCGATATAGAAAAAGCAAAGAACAATATCAGCACTAAAAAGATATATTTTATTGAAAAGGATATACCGCAGTCAACGATTGTCATTGCAACAGTTGCTCCGTCAATTAAAAGCAACAATCGTTATGCGCTGGAAGCTGGTAATTACATACTGGGTGGTGGGTCGTTTAATTCATGGCTTATGGATGAAATACGGGTAAAACGGGGATATGCGTACTCCACAGGTTCAATAGTACGCATGCGGAAAAATACTGGTTTATTTTTAGCTTACGCCCAGACATCAGCAGCAACGACATTGGCAACTATCGCAATTATGGAAAACGTTTTAACTAATTTTGCAAAAACAGGGCCATCTCAGCAGCAGTTACAATGGGCAAAGGAATCACTATTAAAAAGTTATATATTTGAATTTAACTCATTGCGTGATATTATACAGTACTACATGTGGATTGATTATAATAGGCTACCTGAATCGTATATTCAGGAATATCCTGACGGCATTACATCCGTAAAAAACAATGATATTACTATGTCCTTTAAAAGTATTGTCAGTGGCTATGTCATTGTGGTTGTTGGTAATAAAGATGTTAAACAGCAATTGGATGCTGGTAAAATAAACTATACTATTGCTAAATAA
- a CDS encoding PilZ domain-containing protein, whose translation MTEKRKHPRKECNIKVKFDYFEGDPEKVTTSQKPTIRSKGYILNISSSGAFMVCNCRVSVQMPMKLYFKINRTKLELTGEIVRTGMIQNNPSEVAQRYAAKKVKGDSYVAIRFNELLPEEILTQV comes from the coding sequence ATGACAGAAAAACGTAAACATCCACGCAAGGAATGCAACATCAAGGTCAAATTTGATTATTTTGAAGGTGATCCTGAAAAAGTTACAACAAGTCAGAAACCAACAATAAGATCAAAAGGATATATTCTAAACATCAGCTCATCCGGCGCATTTATGGTATGTAACTGCCGAGTCAGTGTTCAGATGCCAATGAAACTGTATTTCAAAATCAATAGAACTAAACTGGAATTAACAGGTGAAATTGTACGCACAGGAATGATTCAAAATAACCCTTCCGAAGTTGCACAGCGGTATGCAGCAAAGAAAGTTAAGGGCGATAGTTACGTTGCTATACGCTTTAATGAACTATTACCTGAGGAAATACTGACACAGGTTTAA
- a CDS encoding CTP synthase: MKDKKTKFIFVTGGVCSSLGKGISTASLGLLLEGHGYKLSIIKMDPYINIDPGTMSPFQHGEVYVTEDGAETDLDLGYYERLTNAKLTRKNSVSTGQIYYEVIMRERRGDYLGRTVQVIPHITNEIKKRIYDVANEDDLDFLLVEIGGTVGDIESIPFLEAIRQIRQELGKTRVLNVHLTLVPTITVAGEQKTKPTQHSVKELMELGILPDILLCRSSRPLTDDLKGKIALFCNVSERNVISAVDISHSIYEIPYMLHDNKYDEVVLEHFGLPVKPLHLPEWDTFIKSLMNPKKKVTIAVVGKYISLQDSYRSIYEALTHGAVANNAELEIVRVESEEIERKFMGKLDELFKGVNGILIPGGFGNRGIEGKIATIEYARVNKIPLFGICLGLQCAVIEFARHVCGMENANSTEFDPTTPYPVISLLEEQELVDKLGGTMRLGAYVCVFKDGSKIKSIYNANSAMERHRHRFEFTLKYKQVFEDNGMVLSGFHPENNLVETIEYRDHPWFICTQFHPEFKSKPVKPHPLFKDFIRASLENIRQ; the protein is encoded by the coding sequence ATGAAAGACAAAAAAACCAAATTTATTTTTGTTACCGGTGGCGTATGTTCTTCATTGGGCAAAGGTATATCTACAGCTTCATTGGGGCTGTTACTTGAAGGACATGGGTATAAGCTTTCTATCATAAAGATGGATCCGTATATTAACATTGATCCCGGTACTATGAGTCCGTTCCAGCATGGTGAAGTATATGTTACTGAGGATGGTGCTGAAACAGATTTAGACTTAGGATATTATGAGCGCCTGACTAACGCTAAGCTTACCCGCAAAAATTCTGTATCCACCGGCCAGATATACTATGAGGTGATCATGCGTGAACGCCGTGGGGACTATTTGGGCAGGACAGTACAGGTTATTCCCCATATCACCAACGAAATTAAAAAGCGAATTTATGATGTTGCAAATGAAGATGACCTTGATTTTTTGCTTGTTGAGATTGGTGGAACGGTTGGTGATATTGAATCAATTCCTTTTTTAGAAGCAATACGGCAAATACGACAGGAATTAGGCAAAACAAGAGTGCTCAATGTTCATCTGACGCTGGTGCCAACAATAACAGTGGCTGGTGAGCAAAAGACAAAGCCAACCCAGCATTCAGTAAAAGAACTTATGGAATTAGGTATATTGCCAGATATACTTCTATGCCGTTCATCACGGCCGCTTACTGATGATTTGAAAGGCAAAATAGCATTATTCTGTAATGTGTCGGAACGAAATGTTATCTCGGCTGTTGATATAAGTCATTCCATTTATGAAATTCCTTATATGTTGCATGACAATAAATATGACGAGGTGGTGCTGGAGCATTTTGGTCTTCCGGTAAAACCACTGCATCTTCCCGAATGGGATACATTTATTAAATCCCTGATGAATCCAAAGAAAAAAGTCACGATTGCTGTTGTAGGGAAATATATTTCACTGCAGGATTCCTACCGCTCAATCTATGAAGCGCTTACTCATGGTGCTGTTGCCAATAATGCAGAACTTGAAATTGTACGGGTAGAATCTGAAGAGATTGAACGCAAATTCATGGGCAAACTGGATGAACTTTTTAAAGGGGTTAACGGCATATTAATACCTGGTGGTTTTGGGAATAGAGGTATTGAAGGCAAGATAGCAACTATTGAATATGCACGTGTTAATAAGATTCCGCTGTTTGGCATTTGCCTGGGATTACAATGCGCTGTTATTGAGTTTGCCCGCCATGTATGTGGTATGGAAAACGCAAATTCCACCGAATTTGACCCCACAACACCATATCCTGTTATTTCACTTCTGGAAGAGCAGGAACTTGTGGATAAATTAGGAGGAACCATGCGGTTGGGGGCATATGTATGTGTATTTAAGGATGGTTCAAAAATTAAATCAATTTACAATGCCAATTCTGCAATGGAACGCCACAGACACCGATTTGAGTTTACCCTTAAATATAAGCAGGTATTTGAGGATAATGGTATGGTGCTGTCGGGCTTCCATCCTGAAAATAATCTGGTTGAAACCATTGAATACCGGGATCATCCATGGTTCATCTGTACTCAATTTCATCCTGAATTCAAGTCAAAGCCTGTAAAGCCACATCCTTTATTTAAGGATTTTATTAGGGCTTCGCTGGAAAATATCAGGCAATAA